TCGGCTGGTCAAAAAAATTGTTCTAAAGTCGCACTCAGCACTTTACTGTATAAAAAACCAGTTTATACTGTATGAAAATACAGTTATGGTTTTTCATACAGGAAAACAATTATGCTGGCACAACTGACCATCAGCAACTTTGCCATTGTTCGTGAGCTTGAGATCGACTTCCAGAGTGGAATGACGGCTATAACCGGTGAAACCGGAGCCGGTAAATCTATTGCCATTGATGCGCTCGGATTGTGTCTCGGCGGTCGTGCAGAAGGCGACATTGTGCGCACCGGCGCCAGTCGAGCCGACCTCTGTGCACGCTTCTCTTTGAAAGATACCCCTGCCGCTCTGCGCTGGCTTGAAGTCAATCAGCTCGAAGATGGACGTGAGTGTTTACTTCGCCGCGTCATCAGCAGCGACGGGCGCTCCCGTGGTTTCATTAATGGCACTGCGGTTCCTCTTTCGCAGCTTCGTGAGCTGGGCCAGTTACTGATTCAAATTCATGGTCAGCACGCGCATCAACAGCTCATCAAACCTGAACAACAAAAGGCACTGCTTGATGGCTACGCGGGTGAGCACGCGCTCACTCAGCTGATGGCAGAACATTATCGCCTTTGGCATCAAAGCTGCCGTGAACTGGCGCAGCATCAGCAGCAGAGTCAGGAGCGCGCCGCACGTGCTGAACTGTTGAACTATCAGCTTAAAGAACTGAATGAATTTAACCCGCAGCCGGGCGAGTTTGAGCAGATCGACGAAGAGTACAAACGGCTGGCTAACAGCGGGCATCTGATTTCAACCAGCCAACAAGCACTCAATCTGCTGGCGGATGGCGAAGACATCAACCTGCAAAGCCAGCTCTATTCCGTGCGCCAGCAAGTCACTGAACTGGTCAGTCTCGACAGCAAACTGTCAGGCGTGCTCGAGATGCTGGAAGAAGCTGCCATTCAGATTTCCGAGGCAGGTGAAGAACTGCGCCATTATTGCGAGCGCCTGGATCTCGATCCCAATCGTCTGTTTGAGCTTGAGCAGAGAATTTCCCGCCAGATTTCACTGGCACGTAAGCACTACGTCACGCCGGAAGAACTGCCGAATTTTCACCAGTCGCTGTTAGATGAACAACAGCAGCTCGAAGATCAGGCCGACTCGCATGAAACCCTGTCGCTGGCAGTGAATGTTCATCATCAGCAGGCGCTGGCCACGGCGAAGCAGCTTCACGCGGTCCGCCAGCATTATGCTCAGGAACTGGGTCAGCACATAACAGACAGCATGCATGCGCTATCGATGCCACACGGCATCTTTACCATCGACGTCAAATTTGAAGTTAATCATTTAACGGCAGAAGGCGCAGACCGCATCGAGTTTCGTGTGACGACTAACCCAGGCCAGCCTTTACAGGCGATTTCTAAAGTGGCCTCCGGGGGCGAACTCTCGCGTATCGCTCTGGCGATTCAGGTGATCACCGCACGTAAAATGGAAACCCCGGCGCTGATTTTCGATGAAGTGGACGTGGGGATCAGCGGACCGACCGCTGCCGTTGTCGGCAAACTGCTCCGTCAGTTGGGCGAATCCACCCAGGTAATGTGTGTGACCCACCTTCCGCAGGTGGCTGGCTGTGGGCATCACCATCTCTTTGTCAGCAAAGAAACAGACGGTGAAATGACTGAAACGCACATGCAGCCATTGGATAAAAAAGCTCGGTTACAAGAACTGGCTCGGTTACTTGGCGGCAGTGAAGTAACTCGTAATACGCTGGCCAACGCGAAAGAACTGTTGGCTGCATAAACTTTTTCGGGTTCTCAGGGTCATACTGAACAACAAAAACGCCGTCAGACCGGTTTCAAAGTGGGGCAAGGTCTATTATCATCGGCATATAACATATGAGCCGCGTATTGCTCGGGCCCGAAAAGGAATCAAATCACTATGCGCTGTAAAACGCTGACCGCTGTCGCAGCGGTTCTTCTGATGTTGACCGCAGGTTGTTCCACTCTGGAGCGAGTGGTTTACCGTCCTGACATCAACCAGGGGAACTACCTCACACCTAACGATGTGTCTAAAATTCGTGTCGGCATGACGCAACAGCAGGTCGCTTATGCACTGGGAACCCCGATGATGTCCGATCCGTTCGGCACTAACACCTGGTTCTATGTTTTCCGCCAGCAGCCGGGCCATGAAGGTGTGACTCAGCAGACGCTGACCCTGAC
Above is a window of Lelliottia jeotgali DNA encoding:
- a CDS encoding DNA repair protein RecN, producing the protein MLAQLTISNFAIVRELEIDFQSGMTAITGETGAGKSIAIDALGLCLGGRAEGDIVRTGASRADLCARFSLKDTPAALRWLEVNQLEDGRECLLRRVISSDGRSRGFINGTAVPLSQLRELGQLLIQIHGQHAHQQLIKPEQQKALLDGYAGEHALTQLMAEHYRLWHQSCRELAQHQQQSQERAARAELLNYQLKELNEFNPQPGEFEQIDEEYKRLANSGHLISTSQQALNLLADGEDINLQSQLYSVRQQVTELVSLDSKLSGVLEMLEEAAIQISEAGEELRHYCERLDLDPNRLFELEQRISRQISLARKHYVTPEELPNFHQSLLDEQQQLEDQADSHETLSLAVNVHHQQALATAKQLHAVRQHYAQELGQHITDSMHALSMPHGIFTIDVKFEVNHLTAEGADRIEFRVTTNPGQPLQAISKVASGGELSRIALAIQVITARKMETPALIFDEVDVGISGPTAAVVGKLLRQLGESTQVMCVTHLPQVAGCGHHHLFVSKETDGEMTETHMQPLDKKARLQELARLLGGSEVTRNTLANAKELLAA
- a CDS encoding Outer membrane lipoprotein SmpA, a component of the essential YaeT outer-membrane protein, encoding MRCKTLTAVAAVLLMLTAGCSTLERVVYRPDINQGNYLTPNDVSKIRVGMTQQQVAYALGTPMMSDPFGTNTWFYVFRQQPGHEGVTQQTLTLTFNSSGVLTNIDNKPALTKE